The proteins below come from a single Garra rufa chromosome 3, GarRuf1.0, whole genome shotgun sequence genomic window:
- the LOC141330911 gene encoding uncharacterized protein, giving the protein MEFVEESEDVSDAESSKMNNEEADEQRDPMESNKECQEQNEKEENQESPNSITRENSFSCSETMESFSQESTEDRNAFACHHCGKTFSQKGHLKYHIRIHTGERPYKCPQCDKTFTQKGHLRDHIITHTGERPFSCPQCGKGFRSKGNLNFHIKIHSRERPFTCPQCGKTYTCKGHLKEHLGTHTGERPFTCPQCEKTFTRKGNLNIHMKTHTRERPYTCPQCGKSYTSKGHLKEHIGTHNGERPFACPRCGKCFTRKGSLNSHIKGHTRESPYTCPQCGKCFPTKGHLDSHVRIHTGEKPFTCPQCGKSFNQRGHLKHHIRIHTGERPFSCHLCGKGFTQAQSLKFHLQFHSGEKPFGCDECGQKFVLDSLLKRHLRTHSNEQPYLCSVCGKSFLFLDYFKQHQKIHSSVKSHVCSECGYSFMRIRDLERHKRIHTGEKPFKCSHCGKGFTESGNLVKHERVHTGEKPYHCLSCGSSFRQSHSLLAHVEKHCPKVVTVTNIKASVPNTLCEIQMNPMMESVHQ; this is encoded by the exons atggagtttgttgaagAGAGCGAAGACGTCAGTGATGCTGAATCATCCAAGATGAATAATGAAGAAGCTGATGAACAAAGAG ATCCAATGGAATCAAACAAGGAATGTCAAGAACAGAATGAAAAGGAGGAGAATCAGGAATCTCCCAATTCCATAACTAGAGAAAACTCTTTTAGTTGTTCAGAAACTATGGAGAGTTTCTCTCAAGAAAGCACAGAAGACAGAAATGCTTTTGCATGCCACCATTGTGGAAAGACATTTTCACAAAAAGGACACCTAAAGTATCACATAAGAATTCATACCGGAGAAAGGCCTTACAAGTGCCCTCAGTGTGACAAGACTTTTACACAAAAAGGCCACCTTAGGGACCATATAATAACTCACACTGGTGAGAGGCCTTTcagctgccctcagtgtggaaagggtttcaggAGTAAAGGAAACCTTAATTTTCACATTAAAATTCACAGCCGAGAGAGGCCTTTCACTTGCCCGCAGTGTGGAAAGACTTATACTTGTAAAGGACACCTTAAGGAACACTTaggaactcacactggagaaaggCCTTTCACATGCCCACAATGTGAAAAGACTTTCACACGGAAAGGAAACCTTAATATTCACATGAAAACTCACACTAGAGAGAGGccttacacatgccctcagtgtggaaagagttacaCATCTAAAGGACACCTTAAGGAACACATAGGAACTCACAATGGTGAGAGGCCTTTTGCATGTCCTCGATGTGGAAAGTGTTTTACACGTAAAGGAAGTCTTAATAGTCACATTAAAGGTCACACTAGAGAGAGTccttacacatgccctcagtgtggaaagtgtttcccAACTAAAGGACATCTTGATAGTCACGtaagaattcacaccggagagaagccgttcacaTGTCCTCAATGTGGGAAGAGCTTCAATCAACGTGGACATCTGAAGCATCATATAAGAATTCACACAGGTGAAAGGCCTTTCTCATGCCACTTGTGTGGTAAAGGTTTCACACAGGCGCAAAGCCTCAAATTTCACCTGCAGTTTCACTCTGGCGAAAAGCCATTTGGCTGTGATGAGTGTGGTCAAAAATTTGTTTTGGATTCACTGCTGAAAAGACACCTGAGGACGCATTCAAACGAGCAGCCTTATTTGTGCTCTGTTTGTGGGAAGAGTTTTCTATTCCTTGACTATTTTAAACAGCACCAGAAAATACATAGCAGTGTGAAGTCTCATGTTTGCTCTGAATGCGGATATTCCTTCATGAGAATCAGAGACTTGGAGCGGCACAAAAGAATCcatactggagaaaaacctttcaaGTGCTCACAttgtggaaagggtttcactGAGTCTGGAAACCTGGTAAAACATGAAAGAGtgcatactggagagaagccttaccaCTGCCTTTCATGTGGGAGTAGTTTTAGACAATCACATAGTCTGTTGGCTCATGTAGAAAAGCACTGTCCAAAAGTCGTCACAGTGACCAACATTAAGGCTTCAGTTCCAAACACACTGTGTGAAATTCAGATGAACCCGATGATGGAATCTGTCCATCAGTAG
- the jph3a gene encoding junctophilin-3 codes for MSTGGRFDFDDGGSYCGGWEQGKAHGRGVCTGPQGQGEYAGAWSHGFEVLGVYTWPSGNSYKGTWAQGKRHGIGVESKGRWEYKGEWTQGFKGRYGKLESTSSGSRYEGTWSNGLQDGYGSETYSDGGTFQGQWLSGMRHGYGVRQSVPYGMAAIIYSPMCTSINSLRSDHSEGAPTPEDGSGVSGVSGSPVGRSGFVLCAHSEADRHRKRKGRFRQSILSGLKLRRSESKSSLASQLSKQSSFCSEAGMSTVSSAASDINSNVSLGEAEAGGSVDATVTETYAGEWRNDMRSGWGVSHRSDGLHYEGEWFGNKRHGYGCTTFPDGTKEEGKYKQNVLVSGKRKNLIPLRTSKIREKVDRAVEAAEKAADIAKQKAEIALSRMSHARGKAEAAEGVAQRALKECRLARAIAKELSPSFHHYGNGLECQRPKHQDRKEKELEVVSTGTDSPELCTPDTTPPAQTPDLSPVLSSPSSPPCSPPTHRTRNACFMRQSAVDEQGGAEIQVLVEGRGMDTMRGGANSWTAEMYPHRRGSKGESSRSTTPSLLEEEIGHVNGHENSSTHHPWENGSSNHKPIEHMTPEKVWDQMSSNQKPWKHVSLNQKSREHTISREREHKASNHKSVDCDSSKFKPQVHIYSNHKSAGHNLSNHKTNEHASSNHKPKEFISAHDKPHVSYHYNPQEHVSSYHKQHEHVHSNHKPRKSFTNHSVGESSLNAYQLSERGANNSTLEWTVENNSQWISSHSHLQEKKEGENDYRVEMRFQPLDSVSHQNFGSGTKCSGLQGHNLQRLRQRNHEGKEWGLAAREGSMDSVQMLDTLNVGVDVEEWPLHRDITLSPPLTSSPEPLEQEGEHLNLIKTNSGSSSVLVVMVILLNIGVAILFIHFFI; via the exons ATGTCCACTGGAGGCAGGTTTGACTTTGATGATGGGGGGTCGTACTGTGGAGGGTGGGAACAGGGCAAGGCGCATGGCCGAGGGGTCTGCACGGGGCCCCAGGGCCAGGGGGAGTACGCAGGGGCCTGGAGCCACGGATTCGAAGTTCTCGGAGTTTACACTTGGCCCAGCGGGAACAGTTACAAAGGAACCTGGGCGCAGGGCAAGAGGCATGGCATCGGCGTGGAGAGCAAAGGGAGGTGGGAGTACAAGGGGGAATGGACACAAGGGTTCAAAGGCAGGTACGGGAAGTTGGAAAGCACTAGCAGCGGTTCCCGTTATGAAGGCACCTGGAGCAACGGCTTGCAGGACGGATACGGCTCGGAGACCTATTCGGATGGAG GCACATTCCAGGGCCAGTGGTTGAGCGGTATGCGTCATGGCTATGGAGTGCGACAGAGTGTGCCTTATGGCATGGCAGCCATCATCTACTCCCCTATGTGCACCTCCATAAACTCCCTACGATCAGATCACAGCGAAGGGGCTCCCACTCCAGAAGATGGCTCTGGTGTCAGTGGGGTGTCTGGCAGCCCAGTGGGGCGTAGTGGATTTGTACTTTGTGCTCACAGTGAAGCAGACAGGCACAGGAAGAGGAAAGGCCGCTTCCGACAGTCCATACTGAGTGGTTTAAAGTTGCGGAGATCTGAGTCCAAGAGCTCTCTGGCCAGCCAGTTAAGCAAGCAGAGTTCCTTCTGCAGCGAGGCAGGCATGAGCACAGTCAGCTCAGCCGCCTCAGACATCAACTCCAACGTCAGCTTAGGTGAAGCGGAGGCAGGGGGCAGTGTGGATGCCACTGTCACTGAAACATATGCTGGCGAATGGAGGAATGACATGCGATCAGGGTGGGGAGTAAGTCACCGTTCAGATGGACTTCACTATGAAGGTGAGTGGTTTGGAAACAAGCGGCATGGCTATGGCTGCACCACCTTTCCAGATGGAACCAAGGAAGAGGGAAAATACAAGCAGAATGTTCTGGTGAGTGGCAAGCGGAAAAACCTAATACCACTCCGTACCAGCAAAATCCGTGAAAAGGTGGATCGTGCTGTGGAAGCTGCCGAGAAAGCTGCAGACATTGCCAAGCAGAAGGCTGAGATTGCATTGTCCAG gaTGAGCCATGCTAGAGGAAAGGCAGAGGCTGCAGAGGGAGTCGCACAGAGAGCCCTGAAGGAGTGCCGTCTGGCCAGGGCTATAGCCAAAGAACTTTCCCCCTCTTTCCATCACTATGGGAATG GACTGGAGTGCCAGAGACCAAAGCATCAGGACAGAAAAGAGAAAGAGCTGGAGGTGGTCTCGACTGGAACAGACAGCCCTGAGCTCTGCACGCCAGACACAACTCCCCCAGCCCAGACGCCTGACCTGAGCCCAGTTCTGAGCAGCCCGTCCTCACCCCCCTGCAGCCCACCTACCCATCGCACTAGGAATGCTTGTTTCATGCGGCAGAGTGCTGTGGATGAACAAGGAGGGGCTGAGATTCAGGTTCTAGTAGAAGGTAGAGGCATGGACACCATGAGAGGTGGGGCCAACAGTTGGACTGCTGAGATGTATCCTCACAGAAGAGGAAGCAAAGGGGAGAGCAGTCGCTCCACAACCCCATCCTTGCTGGAAGAGGAGATTGGTCATGTTAATGGACATGAGAATTCCTCAACTCATCACCCATGGGAGAACGGCTCCTCTAATCACAAGCCCATTGAGCATATGACCCCCGAGAAGGTGTGGGATCAAATGTCCTCCAATCAAAAGCCCTGGAAGCATGTTTCCTTAAATCAAAAATCCAGGGAACATACGATTTCCAGGGAACGGGAGCATAAAGCATCCAATCACAAATCTGTCGATTGCGACTCTTCCAAGTTCAAACCACAGGTGCACATATATTCCAATCACAAGTCAGCGGGTCATAATTTATCCAATCACAAGACCAATGAGCATGCTTCCTCCAATCACAAACCAAAGGAGTTTATTTCTGCACACGACAAACCACACGTTTCATACCATTATAACCCCCAAGAGCATGTTTCCTCCTATCACAAACAACACGAGCATGTCCACTCCAACCACAAGCCAAGAAAGTCCTTCACCAATCATTCGGTTGGTGAGTCTAGCTTGAATGCATACCAGCTGTCAGAGCGTGGAGCCAACAACTCCACTCTGGAATGGACTGTTGAAAACAACTCCCAGTGGATCTCTTCCCATTCACATCTGCAGGAGAAAAAAGAAGGGGAAAATGATTATCGGGTTGAAATGAGGTTCCAGCCCCTAGACTCCGTTTCCCATCAGAACTTTGGCTCTGGCACGAAATGCTCGGGTCTCCAAGGGCACAATTTGCAGAGACTACGTCAGCGAAACCATGAAGGCAAAGAATGGGGTCTTGCAGCCAGGGAGGGGTCCATGGACTCTGTGCAGATGCTTGACACCTTGAATGTTGGGGTTGACGTGGAGGAATGGCCTTTGCACAGGGACATTACTCTTTCACCCCCTTTAACGTCTTCTCCAGAACCACTGGAACAAGAAGGAGAGCATCTGAACCTGATAAAGACAAACTCA
- the sirt3 gene encoding NAD-dependent protein deacetylase sirtuin-3, mitochondrial, which produces MLYLKTGLNVCIRCFTEKSLWRRGLSTRQNLSRTNLAHQKILSHIPHTQKGAVFFSQFHYCPAAFIRCGGVRGLFGGSRGDVRQQTLEDIAENIREHKFKRIVVMAGAGISTPSGIPDFRTPGSGLYDNLQQYNLPYAEAIFEINYFHHNPNPFFSLAKELYPGNYQPNLAHYFIRLLHDKGQLLRMYTQNIDGLERMAGIPPKMLVEAHGTFATATCTVCRRDYKGEELRNDIMEGTIPKCPTCKGIIKPDIVFFGEELPQQFFTYLTDFPIADLLIVMGTSLEVEPFSSLAGAVRGSVSRLLINRDLVGPFAWGSQRHNDVAELGDVVSGVKKLVELLGWKQELEALMNVGGDKTSVNKEE; this is translated from the exons ATGCTGTACTTAAAAACGGGTCTAAATGTGTGCATACGCTGTTTTACGGAGAAATCCTTATGGAGAAGAGGACTGTCTACTAGACAAA ATCTGTCAAGAACAAACCTTGCCCATCAAAAGATACTGTCACATATTCCTCACACACAGAAGGGTGctgtatttttttcacaattccatTACTGTCC AGCTGCCTTTATAAGATGTGGTGGAGTAAGAGGGCTATTTGGAGGAAGCCGTGGCGATGTTCGCCAGCAGACTCTGGAGGACATTGCAGAAAATATCAGAGAGCACAAGTTCAAAAGAATTGTGGTGATGGCAGGGGCAGGTATCAGCACACCTAGTGGAATCCCAGACTTCAG AACGCCTGGCAGCGGTCTTTATGACAACCTTCAACAGTACAATCTGCCCTACGCTGAGGccatatttgaaataaattactTTCATCACAATCCAAACCCTTTTTTCTCTCTTGCCAAAGAGCTATATCCTGGTAATTACCAACCCAATCTGGCGCACTACTTCATTCGTTTGCTTCATGATAAGGGACAACTACTCAGGATGTACACGCAAAACATTGATGGACTAGAGCGAA TGGCTGGCATCCCCCCAAAGATGTTGGTGGAGGCACATGGAACATTTGCCACGGCCACATGCACAGTTTGTCGAAGGGATTACAAGGGAGAGGAACTCAGG AATGATATCATGGAAGGAACAATACCCAAATGCCCTACTTGTAAAGGAATCATCAAGCCTGACATTGTGTTCTTTGGTGAGGAGCTCCCTCAGCAGTTCTTCACATACCTTACAGACTTCCCGATAGCAGACTTACTTATTGTCATGGGAACATCTCTAGAG GTGGAGCCCTTTTCCAGCTTGGCTGGTGCTGTGCGTGGTTCTGTGTCACGGCTTTTGATAAATCGAGATCTTGTGGGGCCGTTTGCTTGGGGGTCCCAACGTCACAATGACGTGGCTGAGCTGGGTGACGTAGTTAGTGGGGTAAAAAAGCTGGTGGAGCTCCTTGGTTGGAAGCAGGAATTAGAAGCCCTAATGAATGTTGGCGGAGACAAG ACTTCAGTGAACAAGGAGGAGTGA